A DNA window from Nitrospinota bacterium contains the following coding sequences:
- a CDS encoding tryptophan synthase subunit alpha, which produces MSRIEKRFKSLNGDKALVAFFTAGDPDLSSSKDIFSVVEKSGADIIELGVPFSDPLADGPVIQASAHRSLKNGTTLVKILELVKDIRSQSQLPIVLMSSFNPILVYGQEKFVTDAVSAGVDGVILPDLPPEEAKEFLGFADEKKLDMIFLLAPTSTQDRIKMVDDASSGFIYYVSLTGTTGTKKSLAKNLEEKVTSIKKQVGLPVLVGFGISGPEQAKEAAQYSDGVIIGSAIVKLIESHSDSEERNKSIAEFVSSIRTALNS; this is translated from the coding sequence GTGAGTCGTATTGAAAAACGTTTCAAAAGTTTGAATGGCGATAAAGCTCTGGTGGCTTTTTTTACTGCCGGGGATCCAGACTTGTCGTCATCAAAAGATATTTTTTCTGTAGTCGAGAAAAGCGGTGCCGATATCATTGAACTGGGTGTCCCGTTTTCAGATCCGCTTGCTGACGGACCAGTTATTCAGGCTTCGGCACACCGTTCACTTAAGAATGGAACAACTTTAGTGAAAATCCTGGAACTGGTCAAAGACATCAGGAGCCAGTCACAATTACCGATTGTTTTAATGAGCAGTTTCAATCCCATCTTGGTTTATGGTCAAGAAAAGTTCGTGACCGATGCTGTCAGTGCCGGCGTGGATGGAGTGATCCTCCCTGACCTGCCTCCTGAAGAGGCCAAAGAGTTTTTAGGGTTTGCCGATGAAAAAAAACTGGACATGATTTTTCTCCTGGCGCCTACAAGTACCCAGGATCGGATTAAAATGGTTGATGACGCGAGCAGCGGTTTTATTTACTACGTTTCTCTTACAGGAACAACAGGAACTAAAAAATCACTTGCTAAAAACCTCGAAGAGAAAGTGACTTCTATTAAGAAACAGGTGGGATTGCCGGTGTTGGTTGGGTTTGGTATTTCCGGACCAGAACAAGCGAAAGAAGCCGCGCAATACTCTGATGGAGTGATCATTGGCAGTGCCATTGTTAAATTGATTGAGTCACACTCTGACTCTGAAGAAAGAAATAAAAGCATCGCGGAATTTGTGTCCAGTATTAGAACAGCCCTCAACTCTTGA
- the trpB gene encoding tryptophan synthase subunit beta encodes MKPHKLPDSSGHFGKFGGKYVIETLMPALKELEQVYGEAKGDPQFKKDMGYYLRHYVGRPTSLYFAQRLTEHLGGARIYLKREDLTHTGAHKINNTIGSALLTKRMGKKKVIAETGAGQHGVATATAASLFGLECEVFMGEEDMRRQTLNVFRMRLLGAKVTPVTGGTRTLKDATSEAIRNWITTVESTHYIIGSVVGPHPYPMIVRDFQKVIGEESINQIMEMEGRLPDVCVACVGGGSNSMGLFYPFLDNENVRLVGVEAAGHGIDTDKHGASLTKGSPGVLHGMMSYLLHDDDGQVTEAHSVSAGLDYPGVGCEHSHLRATGRANYVPISDEEAMEGFKLLSQLEGIIPALESAHAIAQVMQMAPDMKKDEVILVCLSGRGDKDVNQVAEMMGVSL; translated from the coding sequence ATGAAGCCGCATAAATTGCCCGATTCAAGCGGGCACTTCGGAAAATTTGGGGGCAAGTATGTCATTGAAACCCTGATGCCGGCTCTGAAAGAACTGGAGCAGGTTTATGGGGAAGCTAAAGGCGATCCGCAGTTTAAAAAAGATATGGGCTATTACTTGAGGCATTATGTTGGTCGTCCTACCTCACTTTATTTTGCCCAACGTCTCACAGAGCACCTCGGTGGTGCCAGAATTTACCTGAAACGTGAAGACCTGACTCATACCGGTGCCCATAAAATCAATAACACCATAGGCAGTGCGTTGTTGACAAAACGAATGGGTAAAAAGAAGGTGATTGCTGAAACCGGAGCAGGTCAACATGGCGTGGCAACAGCAACTGCTGCTTCCTTGTTCGGGCTGGAATGTGAGGTGTTCATGGGGGAAGAAGATATGAGAAGGCAAACTCTCAATGTTTTCCGCATGAGACTTTTGGGAGCTAAAGTCACCCCTGTGACCGGTGGAACCCGTACCCTTAAGGATGCCACAAGCGAAGCTATAAGGAACTGGATCACCACCGTAGAGAGCACCCACTATATTATTGGTTCCGTTGTCGGTCCACACCCTTATCCTATGATAGTCAGGGACTTCCAGAAAGTGATTGGCGAAGAGTCCATAAACCAAATCATGGAAATGGAAGGTCGGTTGCCCGATGTTTGTGTTGCCTGTGTAGGTGGAGGCAGCAACTCTATGGGTTTGTTTTATCCTTTTCTTGATAATGAAAATGTCCGGCTTGTTGGTGTAGAAGCCGCGGGACATGGTATTGATACAGACAAACACGGTGCCTCTCTCACCAAAGGTTCACCAGGTGTTCTGCATGGGATGATGAGTTATCTTTTACATGATGATGACGGGCAGGTGACTGAGGCGCATTCTGTATCGGCGGGACTGGATTACCCCGGAGTCGGGTGCGAGCACAGCCACCTAAGGGCAACAGGCAGGGCGAACTATGTACCGATCAGTGATGAAGAGGCAATGGAAGGTTTTAAACTTCTTTCTCAACTGGAAGGCATCATTCCGGCTCTGGAGTCTGCGCATGCTATTGCCCAGGTTATGCAGATGGCTCCTGATATGAAAAAAGATGAAGTCATTCTGGTTTGTTTATCTGGCCGGGGTGATAAAGATGTGAACCAGGTTGCGGAGATGATGGGAGTTTCCTTGTGA